The DNA sequence ATTAATTCTTCAGGCTCTCCTGCATGAAGAGAAGCTATTGCATTGTCAACGCAGGCTTGGACATTTTTTAGCATGTCTATTTGTCTTGCAGTTGCGTTAAAACCTTCATTTATGGCAGAGTCTTTGATCAGCTTTCTTACAATGCGCTCTTTGAGTTCTACGATGGCATTTTTGTCGAAGGCAGAAAGAACCACTATCTCGCTATCGGGGAGGATGGCCACCAAGTCTTCTTGCGATATCGCCTGTGGTATATCTGCCTTGTTGATGGCTACTATGTGGGGATGGTTTTTTATCTCATCGGCCAAATTTAAATCTTCCTGCATAAGCGATTCGCTGCCGTCAATGATCCATAGCTTCAAATCCGCTTCCTTGAGGGCCCTTTGTGCCATGCCCACTCCGATGGATTCCACGATATCGTCAGTGACCCTTAATCCGGCAGTATCCATGAAGGTTATGGGGATGCCCCTGTGAACTATCATGCCTTCTACGATGTCCCTGGTTGTTCCTGGAATCGGCGTTACGATCGCCCGTGTCTCGTCAAGCAAGGCATTGAATATGGAGGATTTGCCTACGTTCGGGCGCCCCACGATCGCAACTTTTATGCCGTCTCTTAACGTCCTGCCCACCTTGCAGCGTGATGCCAAATCCCTAAGGCTTGCGGATATTTCGTTCAGCCTTTTTAAAACCTCGTCAGGTGATAGATAGGGTATGTCCTCCTCGGGGAAATCGAGGTTAGCTTCAAGGTTAGCCGATAGATCGAGCAGAGAGTCGTAAACGACCTCT is a window from the Acetomicrobium flavidum genome containing:
- the mnmE gene encoding tRNA uridine-5-carboxymethylaminomethyl(34) synthesis GTPase MnmE; protein product: MSKSSFFDYNDTIASISTAWGEAGIAIVRLSGPQSLDLAEKVFKGIKPLKDTPPRYMRNGFLIDENGDCLDEVLGVWFRAPKSYTAEDVVEIHCHGGLLVASKCLDMLLSHGARLAEPGEFTQRAFLNGRIDLTQAEAVLGIIKAKSDEALRAAARTLRGELSKRIEVVYDSLLDLSANLEANLDFPEEDIPYLSPDEVLKRLNEISASLRDLASRCKVGRTLRDGIKVAIVGRPNVGKSSIFNALLDETRAIVTPIPGTTRDIVEGMIVHRGIPITFMDTAGLRVTDDIVESIGVGMAQRALKEADLKLWIIDGSESLMQEDLNLADEIKNHPHIVAINKADIPQAISQEDLVAILPDSEIVVLSAFDKNAIVELKERIVRKLIKDSAINEGFNATARQIDMLKNVQACVDNAIASLHAGEPEELIASNLLEAKYYLDRLLGRSFDEDLIHAIFSQFCVGK